The Nicotiana sylvestris chromosome 6, ASM39365v2, whole genome shotgun sequence genomic sequence agaggctgtttccaggagaccctcggctcaaaaaaagcaataggagataatatattagtaccataaaaatgcgtaataaaataacaacaatatataagagatacgaaatatgaaatataggatacgaaatacgaaatacgaaatagatggctggtatagtacaactagaaggtaaagccctgcatcaatagacgaccactgacattcctagtctaactcctaactagatagtctctctcagttgtgctgtagaaatattcaccctctcccctaacctacaaccttaatgctcgacctccataattccctatcaagggccatgtcctcagtaatcctaagtcgcgccatgtcctgtctgatcacctctccccaatacttcttaggtctccctctacctctccgcgtgcccactacagccagtcgctcacacctcctcaccggtgcatcagtgctcctcctctgaatgtgcccaaaccatctgagtcttacttcccgcatcttgtcctccatgggggccacacccaccttctctcgaatatctgcattcctaatcttatccatccttgtatgcccgcacatccacctcaacatcctcatctctgctactttcatcttctgggtgtgtgagttctttacctgGGGGTATTGTATTAGTAAAAAATAGAGTTCGATGGgagctttccatttttcaaataatcGATATACTTATTTCTCCAATCTCAAGTCAAGCTCGTGGAATTTATTTtggcatgaccttcctcgactACGGATCTCGATAGCTGAATGACAGTCCCCGGGACAATGTCGTCTTCTTCGACCGACGATCCCAGATTTGCAAGCGCATCGGCCTCCTAGTTTACCATCTAATCATATGTCATTCAACAAAGATGTCATTCGAATAAGGTGACTGCTCATAAATTTAAGTTTGTTCTTTTATCCCTTAAATTTTCTATTACTCATTACACTTCAATTTTAATATGATGGATAAGTTATTTCATTCAGTACTACTTGCATAGGACACACGTGCGTTACACGTGTTTAAGAACTAGTATATAGAAATGTACTAAACTCACAAAAAAAACAGAGGGATTCAACATCTACTATACATACATGCAATGTATATTGTATATGTTAATCTGCATAGGGGTATGTTTTGCTCCTTTTTCTCCTATTTCTGTAAATTAATCTGCATATACATGCCACCAACGCCTAAGGACGACAACCgcttatttttcatctttttgtGGATTAAAATTTTGAATTGCAAGATCAGAGTTtttttaacccccccccccaaatgacTATGGGTGTTCATATATTATCTCCAAAAAAGTGTGGCATCTGCCAACACTTCAAAAGAGGCCAAGGTACATTCCACCTTAACCTGTATCAACTATAACAGAGTTCTTAGCTTACAAAAAAATTCGTTTTGTCGTACCTTAGCCTAATGCTAGGTAACTACATTCTATCTAATTGATACGGTCATACTACACATCAAGGCAAGCTCTGCCAATCAAAATACATACAAGGATCAACTAAGTTAGCAACAAACTTTGCCAAGCTATCAACAGTCTGGTTCGCTTCTTTGAAACAATGAGACACTATACAATTAAGCTGGAGCATGATCTGTCTTAATGCATCAATTGACTCCTTCACTTTCAAGTTAGTAGAGTGATTTAGCATTTCAACCACTACTAGAGAATCCATTGCCAAGTCGCAATTTATATAGCCATGATGCATACACCATTGAACACCAAAAGGGGCTGCTTGGGCTTCTGCCAGATTGTTACTAGAGCATACAATTGGAATTGAGTATGCCATAATCATACCACCTGTATGATATCTAACAACCCCGCCTATTCCTACTTTTCCTTCTGCGAAGCTACTATCACTGTTGATCTTGACTCTGTTTTCAAGTTGTCTCAACCACTTAACAATCTTCCACCTAGGAGTTGGTTTGAGTCCTTCAACTAGTTCACATAGTTCCAACCATGAATTTCCAAAGTTATAGTTTTTAAAGGTTCTTCCCATCATCATTTTGATTATCCACCAAGACTAGTGTTCCATGGTTCCCTTCCACATTTTCTTCTGCTCCCCGTACCTATATGCGCATTCATACTTCCTAATTTCCCACACAATCACAATTGATGAGATGTGTAAGACCATTTTATGTACCCATTCTTCGGTTTAGTCTCGCACCATTTCTTTAGCATGTTGTTAATGGATATGGGCCGATCATCACTACCTAAAGGTTCACCAAACTTCCTCCAATTCTGTTAGTAGCTTCCCCATTCAGAAATACATGTTGAAGAGTTTCCCTCTTTGGATCATTGCAACAAGACACACTTAGATACAACATTGCTTCAAAAAACTCCCATAGTATCATCAAAGGGCAGCTAACTTTGTATCAATATCCAAGCCAAGAATCATAATTTAAAAGGAAGCTTTGGATGCCATACCTTATGCTTGGATGGATCATTCTGCCTTGGGGTGTTAGAGAGGAGATGAGTCGACTTGGTTAAGAATTGCCCATCTGCTGAAGGGTCCCAAACAGCATAGTCTTTTGCATTTGGATCTCCAATCTTTATTTTGGATATTTGGCTAATAAATTGCTCAGGTATGATCTCTGCTAGCTTCATAACATTCCATGTGCCTCCTTGAATGTAATCTTCCGCCTTTTCTTTAGCAAACTTTGCTGACATGGGATTACCTCAGCCAGTGCCCCTTTTCCTATCCAGTTATCCCACCACAAATTGTTGTTGCCCATTTGAATTTTTCAAGTCTGGTTTTGTTCTACTTTCCTCTTGATCTGCATCATCTTTCCCCATGAATGGGATTTTTTTGAGCTGCTAGCCTTGGCAAATGGATGAACTCTTGAACAATATTTTGCTTTCAAGAATGATGCACATAGAGAAtcttcagttttgaatttccacCACCTTTTTATAAGCAAATGAGTCGCGTATTGCTTCCATTCTCTTAATTCCAATTCCTCCTTCCTCTTTTGGGTAGCACAGGTTTTTCCATTTTGCTAGGGTATATGTTGGAAGTGATTGGAGTACATGTTTGATTAGTATGACCTTTCCTCCACTAGATATTAGCTTGCATTTCCAGCCAGAGATCTTTTTAATAATCTTGGTGAGGAGATCGTCAAAGTAACTTAactttttccctcatatatataAGGGGTAGCCCAAATAATTGAAAGGAAACTGCTTATGCTTGTAACTGGCCTTGTCTATCATCCTGTTAGCCCTATAGATACCTTTGGAGATGTGCAAAAGAAACTTTTGTCTTCGTTAACTTTCTATCCAGAACTCTTCTCAAAGAGCTTAATCTACTTCATCACAAGCCTTATCGATTTACTCTTCCCTCCGCAAAAGATAACCATATCATTTGCATAGGCCAGGTGATTGATTCTAGGCCCTCTATTGTTCACAAAGAATGGAATAAACCTCTGATCATCATACAATCTATTTAATAATCTAGAGAAGATCTCAGCTCCTAATATGAATAGAGTTAGGAATAGAGGGTCCCATTGTTTCAAGCCTTGAGAAGAGGTGAAGAAACCCCTCCTAGTGCCATTAACAATTATCAAGTACCATACCTCTAAAATCAACCTACCAATAATCTCAGTCCACCAGCTAGAGAAGCCAAATTTTCTTAGGACAGATAATAGGAACTCCCAAGATACTCTGTCATATGCCTTCTCCGTATCCAGCTTTATCACCATATTTCCCTTTGGATTATTTCTTGATCAAGA encodes the following:
- the LOC138871141 gene encoding uncharacterized protein; this encodes MMMGRTFKNYNFGNSWLELCELVEGLKPTPRWKIVKWLRQLENRVKINSDSSFAEGKVGIGGVVRYHTGGMIMAYSIPIVCSSNNLAEAQAAPFGVQWCMHHGYINCDLAMDSLVVVEMLNHSTNLKVKESIDALRQIMLQLNCIVSHCFKEANQTVDSLAKFVANLVDPCMYFDWQSLP